The following nucleotide sequence is from Zea mays cultivar B73 chromosome 1, Zm-B73-REFERENCE-NAM-5.0, whole genome shotgun sequence.
GTGCGGTGCCGATATCGAGCTGTGCGAGTGATTATAAATACGTCCTGGCGGGCGCCCATGTAGATCCAGAGATGCGCTAGGTACAGTACAAGCGGCAAGCGTGGTGATAACATCAAAGTAGACCTTTGCCGGGTGCCGAAGGGCTCCACTACTCGGAAACAAAAAAAATCACTACCGGTCGAGAACATAATACCATTGGGCAACTAAGATTAGACATCAATCCTTAGTCTCGGTGGTATGGACCCGTACTATGATGAATTTTTAATTTCCAAAGATAGAAATATTAATCAATATACACATATACAAGAAATTCTTTCCAATGACTAAACTTATCGATCGTTTAggactaaattaaagaaatttaGTCGCCTTTTTGCGTGCACATACGAATATACAAAtagtttcttttttttcttctaaaGTCAAGAAATTTTATTAAATCCGAAAATAGTATTACATTTTTTAGTATAAATAGTTAAGAAAGTCTTTTTCGTCTATGTTTCTTCCCTAGACCTTTTTTTTTGTTTCAGTTTCTTCTTCTTTCGACCCTACTTTCTGTTTTGGTGCATTTCCTTCTTCGTCTCGCCAGAGACCTCTGACGATGGATGAAGTTGCGCTAGCTGTCAACTAGTACTTAGCGCAGAAAATAAAAACTGTATTCAAATAAGAGCTAGTTTAGTAGTTCGAAGTATTTTCTTACTTCTTGTCTAAGTGCTAGTCCATCATTCAAGTTCTTCTTCATTTCAAAGAGATCAATATTAGCATGATCCCAATAAAAACACATGAAACAAAAAATAGAGATTAAAATGGTGTAAGTATTATGgacaaaaaagaagaagaaaaacatggacaaacatatgaaacatgtaaGCTCTATATATCGAAGTTACATAAGAATAATGCATAAGTGTTTCAGATGTGCTCATCCGGAGGGATGGGCATCACTACTGATGCAATGTCCTTAAATTTAGACTCTCAAACTCGCGAATGAGAGGCTTGAGAATGCTGAACTTATTGTGAGAAACTAACTTTATTACTGTTTCTAACTAATAACTGGTACTAAAGGCGTTCTGGCAGATCTAGCAAGAGAGTAAATTTTTTGGACGAGAACTAGAATATCTTCAGTACCAATTCTATACTAAACCCTTGACTCTTAATATTGTTTTTTATTTTTTGCGTGACCCAAAACTTCTAGTGGGAATAAAAAATAGCCTTTTAATACTAAAGGCTCTCTAATTTTTGCGCCAACTTGAAAATCTTTAGTATCGATTTGTATTTTCAACCAACACTAAAGAGTTAAACTTTAGTAGCAGTTCGTTTTTTAAACTGGCACTAAAGATATCTTTACATTTTTTTAGTACTGACTGGTGTATTTAATCGATATTAAAGACTTAATATTAGGTCATGTACAGCCTAGAGCTCTTGGATCGGTTTTCTAGGTACAAGAGATTGTATGATATAATTCTGAGCCTCTAGATCACTAATGCAGTTAAGAGACAATACGTATAGAAAGTCATAAAGAGACGGTCTATTCGCGAATAACTCATCTATCCAAGAGCCTCCTCAATTGATAGAGTGTACATGttcttagggcctgtttgtttacccctatggattatataatctggattatttttggaggattatataatctagattatataatctggattatataatctgagtagtcctgtttgtttacccagattatttgagttgttaataggattcttttgtatgaggaagacaagaatgccctctatatttgtactaagttgaaACTCATATATGAGATGAACAATGTAACAAACGTTTCTGAGTATTCATAATTTATTACATAAATAATTTGAAAATAAATAATTCAATTGACATTGGCAAATATTGCATTAGCAATATTATCACGGAAGGCATTCATGTCACCTTCTTCATCCCCAAATTGACTAGTACTAGGCTGAGATGATGCCATTGGCATataatcttcatcttcatcacaaCGGTCAAATTCTTTATCTGCCAAAGAACTGTCACGAATAAAATTATGAAGAGCCATACATGCATGTATTATTTTGGATTGTTTGGCCATAGGATAACTGGGTAGGTGTAACAGAATTCTCCACTTCATCTTCAAAACACCAAATGAGCGTTCAATCACATTACGCAGAGATGAATGCAAATAGTTAAATGTCTCCTTTTTTCCGCTAGGTCGGGGACCCGCTCGATACTCAGGTAAATGATATTTTGTTCCTTTGTATGGTGCTAGATATCCAGATCGATTAGGGTATCCTGAGTCAACAAGATAATATTTACCTACAAATACACCGACATATGAGAGTAGACCATAATAATTTATAAATTGAAATTATATGATAAACAATATGATACCTGGTGGAGGATGTGGAAAAAGAGTGGCATATTTTGTTAGAGCATTATTGAACACCCTCATATCATGTGCAGAACCCGGCCATCCCGCAACAATAAAAGTGAACCTCATGTCGAAATCACATATGGCCAGTACATTTTGGGTGGGATATCCATGTCGACCAACATGTTGAACCAATTTAGAGGATGGCACAACTACCCTTATATGAGTTCCATCAATTGCACCAATACAATCATTGAAATGAGGGTGAAATCGGTCGCCTAGTAATCTTTCATGGACAGCAGTAAATTGAGGATCTCTTGGCTTCACAATATCTTTTGATAGGAGAAATATGCAATTCAACACTTGTGAGAACTTTCTACTGATAGTTTCTTTTGACCTCTGAAATCTATTTTTTACTTGAACGACAGATTGAGGGGCACCAATAGTCCATAAAAACATACAAAGTGCTTCCAAAGAACACATATTTTCAGTTGTCTTCAGTCCATATGATGAAATCAACAAGTCATGCAACTTTTCAATAAGAGGTCTACTCATCCGAAACATATCATAGCAATCGTTTGGATTACTAATTGTTGTCATCACCCAATCATAGCCAGTTGAACTAGGTTTTCTTCTCACTGACTTGTTAAGAAAAGTTTCACCATAATACGTACCAAATGCATTGAGCatagatccaactcttttcaacaTTTGGCCTCGATCTCGCGCAGCTACAAAagcctcgtcctcctcctcatcctcattcacATCTACATCAAGCTACAAATAATATTCATGCAAATTAAGTAATAGAAAGTACCAGAAGCCACACATAAAAATAAATAGATGTTCCACACATAAACAATAAATAGATGTTCCACACATGAAAGTAAATAGATGGTCCTAACACACGAAAATAAATAGATGTTCCTAACATAAGCCATCCTTAGCGCAGTGCCTCTTCAACCATAGAAGTCTTCCTTCATTTGTTTTGAATGACTTAAATACATCCCTGTGCTCCGCCTTAACAAAAAGCTGAGTAGCCATGAAATGCTCAAGTGATCCTTCAGTTGCTCCACACTCAACAGCCCATTCCATGCATTGCTTGATTGATTCATACCTATACTCACCAAGCATTACTTTGTTTGAAATATTGCAATTGATCTCCAAAGTATTATGAATCTTATTCATGATCTTAACCATGGGATTCTTTGAGCGCTTCAGTGGGCTATTAACAACAGTAGGACTAGCTCTTTTCTTTGAATGAGTTGAGTCACCTCTCTTCGACTGAGTTGACTTGCTGCCACTAGCAAAAGGAGACGCAAattcatcatattgagcatcacaGTCTGCCCCAAATGTGCCAAAATCAACTCCATCAATACCATCAACCTCAGTCTCATGATTTTCCACATCATAAAATTCACCTGGAGCGCATGATGTAGATCCATCCACTGCAATATGTTCAAACATTTGTGTCATGAAATCTTCATTTTCTGGAGGGTCATATTTCAGCTTCTTCCAATCAGGATGCCCCTGCATAACAATTACAATATTTAGTACGACATCATAGATGAAAGAAATTAAAACAAGTACAATATAACTTTAACTAATATGTTATTACCTTTGTATTTTCTTCCAGTATTCATCACTTGCAATCACAGTCCCTAGTTTAGAATCCCATCCAAGTCCTGTATCTTTGTTTAGACCAAACCAAAAACTGTAAAGCCCTTTCAGTAAATCCCACTTATTCTTCAATTGAGTTTTGCTGTGAAGCAAACCAGTTCTTTGTCGATACTTAACACAAATATTTTTATACGCTGCAGTAGTTAGTGTTCCATTTGGTCTGTTACCAGCTTCAACCTCTTCAACACATATTTCACAAAAAGTTGTAGTATTCATGGATGACCAATCTGCCTTGTCATATTTCTCCTTCTATACGAAAATATATGTACAAGCATATCACATGTGAACATTACAAATGTCTACAAATTAGCAATGGCCATGTGTTAGAAAATTACTCACCGAATTATTTGCAGTAATTTCAGCTTCAACTTCAATTGGTTCATCATCTTCCCGACCTTGAGCATTTAAATCGATGTCAATACCAACACTTCGGCCACCACGAATGCTCCTTCCGGCACTCCTACTACCGCGTATCACGCCACTAGTGCCACGACCGGCACTACGCCCTGCCAGTGTAAATCCTGCGCCACGACGACCTGCCGTCATGGAACCACGTACCATGGTTGGTCTGCCTCGTTCAGGTGCCGTAACATCACCAACTGCTGAGTCAATGTCTGCGGGTTCCGACGGAGGATCCATCACCACGACGACGGCGCGAAGGCTTCTGGCGGCGGAATGCTGTGCCGTGCGACGACGGCGCGGCGGGATCCTGTGCCGGTCGCAGGACGTGTGTTCGTCGAAGTTGCAGGCGGAGTTGCAGGCGGACGGGGATTTGCAGAAGCCGCCCGCGCGTCGGACGGGGATTTGCAGAAGCCGCCCGCGCGTCGCAGGACGTGTGTTCGTCGAAGTCGCAGAAGCCGCCCGCGCGTCGGAGTTGCAGGCGGACGGGGATTTGCAGGCGGACGGCTTCTGCGCCCGTGCGATGGACGGCTTCGGCGGCGCGGGACGGGGATTTGCAGGCGACGTGTGCGCTGCACGGCTTCGGCAGCGACGGCGCGGCGCGCTGGACGGCTTCTGCGCCCGCGCGTCGGAGTTGCAGGCGGACGGGGATTTGCAGGCGGACGGCTTCTGCGCCCGTGCGATGGACGGCTTCGGCGGCGCGGGACGGGGATTTGCAGGCGACGTGTGCGCGCGGTACGGGGAGTTGCAGGCGGCGTGATCCCAGGCGGCGGCTCGCGGCAGGTTTCAGTagattataatggcaatggtgggtaatttctaaGAAACTTCAAAGGGTAGTGGGGAAGTaggaaaaaaataatctgaaataagcacctcctcacttgcttatggattattataatccaaggggttagattatataatctaggcaaataagctggactgtttgtttgccttttaggattatttaatctagattatataatctggggggtaaacaaacaggcccttagtctATGTCCAACAGATCTTCTATCTCATCTTTTATTTTAAATTTCACTATACAAACAGTGTTAAATATTATCATCTATAATTCCGCGTCATCTATTTTACATGATCCCTGTCTCAATAAAGTTGAAAACACCCCCAATATCCTACGTAAAAATTCAACATTTAAAACCGGTTTAATCTGAAAGCGATGCGTGAGCTTGTCCAGCTCGGCGGCTGCCGGGTGTACATCACCTCATCACGGCAGCAGGAGCAGGCAAGGCTTGATCAGCCCGTCCGTCGTCTTCCATATCCACAAGCGCTACATGCCGCGCCTTGGATGCGCGGCGCCGTAGTTTCCGGGTTGTCGCGGGGAGAAGAGGCGGTGGTGGCCGGCCGGACGTCGATTGACATTGAGGGTACTGCACCCAATCAGAGATCGGCACGCCTGCTATGTCATGTGTTTGTTTTGTGTGTAAGAAGCCGACTGGGTTATTACAATCTAAGCTTACGGCCATCACCAAATCCAACGGTATTGTTTTCC
It contains:
- the LOC109943766 gene encoding L10-interacting MYB domain-containing protein-like, translating into MVRGSMTAGRRGAGFTLAGRSAGRGTSGVIRGSRSAGRSIRGGRSVGIDIDLNAQGREDDEPIEVEAEITANNSKEKYDKADWSSMNTTTFCEICVEEVEAGNRPNGTLTTAAYKNICVKYRQRTGLLHSKTQLKNKWDLLKGLYSFWFGLNKDTGLGWDSKLGTVIASDEYWKKIQKGHPDWKKLKYDPPENEDFMTQMFEHIAVDGSTSCAPGEFYDVENHETEVDGIDGVDFGTFGADCDAQYDEFASPFASGSKSTQSKRGDSTHSKKRASPTVVNSPLKRSKNPMVKIMNKIHNTLEINCNISNKVMLGEYRYESIKQCMEWAVECGATEGSLEHFMATQLFVKAEHRDVFKSFKTNEGRLLWLKRHCAKDGLC